The sequence below is a genomic window from Rudanella lutea DSM 19387.
CGCTGTATTTCGGTCTGAACGGTGAGCACGCCATGACGCTCGAAGAAATCGGTGAGAAATTTAACCTGACGCGCGAGCGGGTTCGGCAAATTAAGGAGAAGGCCATTCGGCGGCTCCGGCATACGTCGCGCTCAAAAGCGTTGAAAACGTATCTGGGTTAGTTTTTTACAGCTTACAGAAAAGCCGCTCCGAAGTTTCGGAGCGGCTTTTCTGTGTTTATACCCCCACCCTACGCGGGCTGGTTGCGCAACCAGAGTTTATACAACTCAACCCAGATAACCCCCAGGAACGAAGCCCCGGCACACACACCCAAATCGGCGAGAGAGATGGTCGTGAACTGCCCCAGATTCCGCAGGACCGGCCAACCGAGGAAGCCGGCCAGCATAAGCGCAGTCAGCAACAACATGATCCAGAGCAAGGTGTTGGGCCGTTGCAGCGTGGTTAGTACCGACGCCCGGCTCGAACGGCTCACGAGCGTCAGCCAGATATTACTAATCACCAGTGTGGCAAAGGTCATCGTACGAACCTGCTCCAGCGACGCTCCGGCCTGCATTTGCGCGTAATACACCCCAAGCGTAGCCAGGGCAATGCAGAGGCCCTGCACCACCCGGAAACCCAATTCACGGGAGGTGAAGAACGTATCGCTCAGTTTGCGGGGCCTCTGTTTCATCAGGTCGGTTTCGGCAGGTTCATTCTCAAAGGCGATAGAGCAGGTCGGGCCCATAACCAATTCCAGAAAAATGACATGTACGGGATTGAAGAGGTTGATGAACTTCCAACCCAGCAGGAGCGGCACCGTCACGGTCAGAATAATCGGAATGTGAATCGAAACGATGTAGCCCACGGCCTGTTTCAGGTTCTGGTAAATTCGGCGACCCTGGGCAATCGCATCGACCATGCTACTCAGGTCGTCCTCAACCAGAATCAACGAGGCCGACTGCTTGGCCAACTCCGAGCCCCGCTGCCCCATAGCCACCCCAATGTGGGCCGCCTTGAGCGCTGGTCCGTCGTTGACGCCATCGCCGGTCATGGCCACCACTTCGCCAGCCGCTTTCAGGGCCCGAATCACGCGAAGTTTGGCCTCGGGGTACATACGCGCAAACACATTGACCGAAGCCGCCTGCGTTTGCAGGGCTTCGTCGGTCAAGGCCATCACTTCATTACCTGTCAATACGGCCTGGGCGTCGCGCATGCCCACCTGTGCGGCAATGGCGCGGGCCGTTTCGGCAGAGTCACCGGTAATCATCTTAACCTGAATACCAGCCTCGTCGAACCGGTTCAGTACGGCGCGGGCGTTGACTTTGGGCGGGTTTTCGAGGGCAATCAGGCCCTTGAATTGCCAGTCAAACTCATCCTGCTCGGCGGGGTAAGCGCCCGTAACTACCTCGGCCCCGGCCACGCCCAGCACCCGATACCCTTCGGTGGCTAACCGATGGGCCTGCTGTTTGATTTGTTCGGCTACTGCCGATTCCAGCTTACACACCCGGATAATCCGCTCCACAGCCCCCTTACCGGCTACGCGAGCCGTGTGCTCACCGAGCGGATACAGGTGCGTCATCATAGGCGGAACTCCACCCAATGGGTACTCGTAAATAAGCGGCCCGTCGGTGGCTATTGCTTTGTTGGGTAGAACAGCCCAGGCATCGGTGATGGCCTTCTCCATCGGGTCAAAAGGTTCGGGCTCGCTGGCCAGCCGGGCGTAGGCAACAACCTCAGCCCCGGTTGGCGTCAACGCATCGGGTAATTTCGTCAACGACCCATCCCGAACATCGTACACCACTGCCAGCCGCATTCCTTCCTGCGTGATGGTGCCGGTTTTATCAGTGCAAATGACCGTTGCCGACCCCAGACTCTCAACGGTTTGGGGTTGCCGGGTCAGCACGCCCGACCGAATCATGCGGGCCGCACCCAGCGCCATAAAACTGCTGAAAGCTACCGGAATTTCTTCGGGCAATACCGACATGGCAATGGTCAGGCCAAGCAGCAACGAGGTGGCCCACTCGCCCGATTGCGCGAAATTGATACCCCAAACCAGCAGAAAGGCCCCAAAACCCGCGTAGGCCATGCGCTGCACAAACTGCCCAATCTGCCGCTGGAGAGGTGTTTTTTCTACCTCTACCCCTTGCAGCGACCGACCCAGCTTACCCAACGACGTGCTATCGCCCACGGCCGTAACCCGCACGTAGGCACTGCCCGACACCAGTATGGTACCAGCATACACCGGGTCTTTGTCGGGCACCGACTTTACCACCGGCACCGACTCGCCGGTCAGCACCGATTCATCAATTGAGCAATCGTTGGCCTGTACCAGTAGCCCATCGGCGGGGGCGGTTTGGCCTTCGGTAATCCAGATGAGATCGCCGACCACGACTTCTTCAATTCCGACGGTAATAAGCTCCCCGTTTCGAACCACCGAGATAGTCGGTTCGGTTAGTTTGCGCAGGGCTTTCAGAGCCTGATCGCTGCGGACGGTCTGGTACACCGAAATACCGGCTACGAGCACCATTGCCACAGCCAATGTGATACCCTCCTGCCATTCGCCCAGTAGGACATAAATCAGACTGGCCGCGGCCAGCAGCATAAACATGGGCTCCGTAACCACTTCTTTGACCAGCAGCCAGCCCGTTTGGCTTTCGGCCGTCGTAATTTCATTAGCGCCGTACTGCTGCCGGGCGGCCGTGACTTGTTCTGTAGACAGGCCCGTGAGAGCCGTAACCGATTGTGTATGCATAACCTCTACAAACGTCGAAGGGGGATTTGTCGGCTAATATGGACAAAATTGGCACGCTGGGCACCTGTCAAACGTGTCTTTTACGCGGTCGGCCCAGTTATTTATAGGCAATATAAAAAGCCGCTCCGTTACGTTGGAGCGGCTGTGATCTACCCAAGCAACAACTGAGCAGGGTACAAAAACGAAAGTCGGTTAGAAAATAAAGTTAGTCGACAGGAATTTGGATTCATGTTCCCGGATAATCTGGTTCACAATCGCCTTGTTAGCCGTCGTATCTTTAGTGGCAACCACCGTCCGGATTGAAAACGCCCGCAGAGCATCTTCGACCGACAACGTACCCTCAGCCGAATCTTTACGGCCCGTGAAGGGAAACGTATCGGGACCGCGCTGACACTGGGCATTCAAGTTTACCCGGCTCACCTGATTCACCAGCGGGTCAATTAAGCGGGCCAGTTCATCAGGGTCAGAACCAAACAAGCTCACCTGCTGCCCGTGATCGGATGAGATAATGTACTCAATCGGCTGCTCCACATCGTTGAACGGCACAATGGGTACTACCGGCCCAAACTGCTCCTCGCGGTAGAGTTTCATGCCCTCGGCAACGGGGTACACCACGGCGGGGTAAAACAACGAGCCTGCGCCCGTTCCGCCCCCTTCGTTTATCACCCGCGCGCCCTGTGCTTTGGCATCGGCGATGCACTCCGTCAGGTAGTCGGGCTTTTGTGGTTCGGGCAAGGGGGTAATATTCGTCCCCTTTTCCCAGGGCATACCGAATTTCAACTCATTGACAGCCTCACTGAACTTCTGGAGGAACGCATCGGCCACCGACCGGTGCACCCAGATAATCTTGATGGCAGTGCAACGCTGCCCATTAAACGAAAGGGTACCCAGGATACACTCTTTCACGGTCAGGTCGAGGTCGGCATCGGGCAAAACCACGGCCGCGTTTTTGGCGTCGAGGCCCAAGACCGCCCGGAGCCGGTTGCTTTTCGGGTGCATCTTTTTCAGACTGTCCGCCACCCGGCTCGACCCAATGAGGGTTAATACGTTGATTTTACCCGACTGCATCAGGGCCGGCACCACAGAGGCTCCCCGTCCGTAAATGGTATTGACAACCCCGGCGGGGAAACACGACCGGAACGCTTCGAGCAAAGGATAGTGCAGGAGCGTTCCGTGCTTGGGGGGCTTAAACAAGATGGTATTCCCCATCAGAATCGCCGGAATGAGGGTGGTGTAGGTTTCGTTGAGCGGGTAGTTGAACGGCCCCATACACAACACAACGCCGAGCGGAGAACGCCGGATCTGCCCAATGATACCCTCGGTGATTTCGAACCTCGAACCGGCCCGGT
It includes:
- a CDS encoding NADP-dependent glyceraldehyde-3-phosphate dehydrogenase, with product MNITQSQLSAAFPAIDQVPSAYQFEPLHQREYLINGQMRPWDGPTVDVLSPVMLRQPDGSLERPVIGSYPVTTDTQALEALDAAVAAYNNGRGEWPTMSVADRISCMQNFVGRMIEQKEQVVNLLMWEIGKTLADSTKEFDRTVQYIYDTIDALKDVDRAGSRFEITEGIIGQIRRSPLGVVLCMGPFNYPLNETYTTLIPAILMGNTILFKPPKHGTLLHYPLLEAFRSCFPAGVVNTIYGRGASVVPALMQSGKINVLTLIGSSRVADSLKKMHPKSNRLRAVLGLDAKNAAVVLPDADLDLTVKECILGTLSFNGQRCTAIKIIWVHRSVADAFLQKFSEAVNELKFGMPWEKGTNITPLPEPQKPDYLTECIADAKAQGARVINEGGGTGAGSLFYPAVVYPVAEGMKLYREEQFGPVVPIVPFNDVEQPIEYIISSDHGQQVSLFGSDPDELARLIDPLVNQVSRVNLNAQCQRGPDTFPFTGRKDSAEGTLSVEDALRAFSIRTVVATKDTTANKAIVNQIIREHESKFLSTNFIF
- a CDS encoding cation-translocating P-type ATPase, yielding MHTQSVTALTGLSTEQVTAARQQYGANEITTAESQTGWLLVKEVVTEPMFMLLAAASLIYVLLGEWQEGITLAVAMVLVAGISVYQTVRSDQALKALRKLTEPTISVVRNGELITVGIEEVVVGDLIWITEGQTAPADGLLVQANDCSIDESVLTGESVPVVKSVPDKDPVYAGTILVSGSAYVRVTAVGDSTSLGKLGRSLQGVEVEKTPLQRQIGQFVQRMAYAGFGAFLLVWGINFAQSGEWATSLLLGLTIAMSVLPEEIPVAFSSFMALGAARMIRSGVLTRQPQTVESLGSATVICTDKTGTITQEGMRLAVVYDVRDGSLTKLPDALTPTGAEVVAYARLASEPEPFDPMEKAITDAWAVLPNKAIATDGPLIYEYPLGGVPPMMTHLYPLGEHTARVAGKGAVERIIRVCKLESAVAEQIKQQAHRLATEGYRVLGVAGAEVVTGAYPAEQDEFDWQFKGLIALENPPKVNARAVLNRFDEAGIQVKMITGDSAETARAIAAQVGMRDAQAVLTGNEVMALTDEALQTQAASVNVFARMYPEAKLRVIRALKAAGEVVAMTGDGVNDGPALKAAHIGVAMGQRGSELAKQSASLILVEDDLSSMVDAIAQGRRIYQNLKQAVGYIVSIHIPIILTVTVPLLLGWKFINLFNPVHVIFLELVMGPTCSIAFENEPAETDLMKQRPRKLSDTFFTSRELGFRVVQGLCIALATLGVYYAQMQAGASLEQVRTMTFATLVISNIWLTLVSRSSRASVLTTLQRPNTLLWIMLLLTALMLAGFLGWPVLRNLGQFTTISLADLGVCAGASFLGVIWVELYKLWLRNQPA